In the genome of bacterium, one region contains:
- a CDS encoding YihY family inner membrane protein, with the protein MSISDRLYDIDLDAASPVRRRVVLIGQGLVEVGREFNKDNVVIRASGLAYTTLLALVPLLTIVFSMFTAFAAFQDIRENLQATLFSYFMPAQSDQIMEYMNSFMSNTTTLTLFGTIGLLVTTIMLFQNIEKTINALWHVTDTRSLVQRFIVFTAVLVWGTAFIGAGFYMTGKIRASLHLDVAGQIGFFGVTFASLAPLLLSVFAFAMFMIVVPSVKVRFRSALVGGVTGAALWEIAKGFFANWATGAVNYSVIYGSLALIPIFLIWLYLTWIIVLFATEVTYVHQNFNALMRRREQKDCSLRERIYYALRTYLFIAARFKRGDGPASIDEIQEDVPVAVEVLHDTLDKFVAAKIIAPVEHPAGSYLPARDLADVRVHDVIAAVYTPEGEEESIDGDGELGARESIELMRRFEAAGFGAVGEVSIARAIEDARGASASNPPPAGTRA; encoded by the coding sequence GTGTCGATCTCCGACCGGCTCTACGACATCGATCTTGACGCGGCGTCGCCCGTTCGTCGGCGCGTGGTGTTGATCGGGCAGGGGCTTGTCGAGGTCGGCCGCGAATTCAACAAGGACAACGTCGTCATCCGCGCGTCGGGCCTTGCGTACACGACGTTGCTGGCGCTCGTTCCTCTTTTGACCATCGTGTTTTCGATGTTCACCGCGTTTGCCGCGTTTCAGGACATTCGCGAAAACCTCCAGGCGACGCTGTTCAGCTATTTCATGCCCGCGCAAAGCGACCAGATCATGGAGTACATGAACAGCTTCATGTCGAACACGACGACGCTGACGCTGTTCGGCACGATCGGTCTCCTTGTCACGACGATCATGCTGTTTCAGAACATCGAAAAAACGATCAACGCGCTCTGGCACGTGACGGACACGCGCAGCCTCGTGCAACGATTCATCGTCTTTACGGCGGTGCTCGTGTGGGGAACCGCCTTTATCGGCGCCGGATTTTACATGACCGGCAAGATCCGCGCGTCGCTGCACCTGGACGTGGCCGGTCAGATCGGGTTTTTCGGCGTGACGTTCGCCTCTCTCGCGCCGCTCCTGCTTTCCGTTTTCGCGTTCGCGATGTTCATGATCGTCGTTCCTTCCGTGAAGGTGCGTTTCAGGAGCGCGCTCGTCGGCGGCGTGACGGGCGCGGCGCTCTGGGAGATCGCCAAGGGATTTTTCGCCAACTGGGCCACCGGCGCGGTGAACTATTCCGTCATCTACGGATCGCTCGCCCTGATTCCGATCTTCCTGATTTGGCTCTACCTCACCTGGATCATCGTGCTGTTCGCGACGGAAGTGACCTACGTGCATCAGAATTTCAATGCGCTGATGCGGCGGCGAGAACAAAAGGATTGCTCGCTGCGCGAGCGGATCTATTACGCCCTGCGAACCTACCTTTTCATCGCGGCGCGGTTCAAACGCGGTGACGGTCCGGCGTCCATTGACGAAATCCAGGAAGACGTACCGGTGGCGGTCGAGGTTCTGCACGACACGCTCGACAAGTTCGTCGCCGCGAAGATCATCGCGCCGGTCGAGCATCCGGCGGGCTCGTATCTGCCCGCGCGCGATCTGGCCGACGTGCGCGTGCACGATGTGATCGCCGCGGTTTACACCCCCGAGGGCGAGGAGGAATCGATCGACGGCGACGGCGAACTTGGCGCACGCGAGTCGATCGAACTCATGCGCCGATTCGAGGCGGCGGGCTTCGGCGCGGTCGGCGAAGTCTCCATCGCGCGCGCCATCGAGGACGCTCGCGGCGCGAGCGCGTCAAACCCGCCCCCCGCGGGGACCCGCGCCTAG
- a CDS encoding N-acetylmuramoyl-L-alanine amidase produces MKKFVFAFLVAIAAPGFNPPIAHAGARLSIDGGEAVTLADVHALDGTTYVSVPELLNALELSFDWQARNEKLTARLADAFLVVAPGTPFVLAGTRTYRMQTPPRYINGTLFAPTELIERALPELLGKPLTLASIRPTPVPDLAANLFQARNIRRVVVDAGHGGHDTGARSPTGINEKDINLAIAKKVRDRLVEDFEIDVVMTRETDVFIPLGERTAIGNRAGAELFLCIHANGSTNRAATGLETYFLAFEATDRQAARIAAEENRVASLDPTSPFAALAEGDDLKRILIDLVSAENMKASEKLAAAVQRRMVQTLRLPNRGVKQAPFFVLVGSKIPAILVEVGFVSNPYEAAALANPAVQDEIANALFHAIVYYDETLSN; encoded by the coding sequence AAAATTCGTTTTTGCCTTTCTTGTGGCGATTGCCGCTCCAGGCTTCAATCCACCGATCGCCCACGCCGGCGCGCGCCTTTCGATCGACGGCGGCGAGGCGGTGACGCTTGCCGACGTGCACGCGCTTGACGGCACGACGTACGTTTCGGTGCCGGAGTTATTGAACGCGCTGGAACTGTCGTTTGACTGGCAGGCCCGCAACGAGAAACTCACCGCCCGCCTTGCCGACGCCTTTCTTGTCGTCGCGCCGGGGACGCCGTTCGTGCTCGCCGGAACGCGCACGTATCGCATGCAAACGCCGCCGCGCTACATCAACGGGACGCTCTTCGCGCCGACGGAACTAATCGAGCGCGCATTGCCGGAGCTTTTGGGCAAGCCGCTGACGCTCGCGTCGATCCGCCCGACGCCGGTGCCGGATCTTGCCGCGAATCTTTTTCAGGCGCGCAACATCCGGCGCGTTGTCGTCGATGCCGGTCATGGCGGGCACGACACCGGCGCGCGCTCGCCGACGGGGATCAACGAAAAGGACATCAACCTCGCGATCGCGAAAAAGGTGCGCGATCGCCTCGTCGAGGATTTTGAAATCGATGTCGTCATGACGCGCGAAACGGACGTTTTCATCCCCCTCGGCGAACGGACCGCGATCGGCAACCGCGCCGGCGCCGAACTGTTCCTGTGCATCCACGCCAATGGATCGACCAACCGCGCCGCGACGGGGCTCGAGACGTATTTCCTCGCGTTCGAGGCAACGGATCGTCAGGCCGCGCGCATCGCCGCGGAGGAAAACCGCGTCGCGTCGCTCGATCCCACGTCACCGTTTGCCGCGCTGGCCGAGGGCGACGATCTGAAACGCATCCTCATCGACCTCGTATCGGCCGAAAACATGAAGGCTTCGGAAAAGCTCGCGGCCGCGGTGCAGCGGCGCATGGTGCAGACGCTGCGTCTACCGAATCGCGGCGTGAAACAGGCGCCGTTTTTCGTTCTGGTGGGGTCGAAGATTCCCGCGATTCTTGTCGAGGTCGGTTTCGTCAGCAATCCGTACGAGGCCGCGGCACTCGCCAATCCCGCCGTGCAGGACGAGATCGCCAACGCGCTCTTCCACGCGATCGTTTATTACGACGAGACTTTGTCGAACTAG